A segment of the Nocardioides plantarum genome:
AAGGCACCGACGAGGCGGTGGTACCGGCCCGGGTCTTCACCGGCAACCGCCCGACCGCCTCGATCATGGCGCCGGCACTGACCCCGTCGGTGCTCGGACAGCTGGTCGCGCTCTACGAGCACGTCACGTTCACCCAGGGCGTCGTGTGGGGCATCGACAGCTTCGACCAGTGGGGTGTCGAGCTGGGCAAGAAGCTCGCCCAGGAGGTCGGCCCCGCCATCGCCGGTGACACCGCCGCCATCGCCGCGCAGGACGCCTCGACGCGCGCCCTCATCGGCTACTACCAGGAGCACAGGGCATGAGCCGCTCGACCACGCGCGCCAATCCGCTGCGCGACCCGCAGGACCGTCGCCTCCCCCGCATCGCCGGCCCCTGCGGCATGGTGCTGTTCGGCGTCACCGGAGACCTCTCGCGCAAGAAGGTCATGCCGGCGATCTACGACCTGGCCAACCGTGGGCTGCTGCCTCCCGGCTTCAGCCTCGTCGGCTTCGCGCGGCGCGACTGGGCCGACCAGGACTTCGCCCAGATCGTGCACGACTCGGTCAAGCAGTACGCCCGGACCGAGTTCCGCGAGGAGGTCTGGAACCAGCTCGCCGAGGGGTTCCGGTTCGTCTCGGGGTCCTTCGACGACGACGACGCCTTCGAACGCCTGCGCCGCACGATCGAGGAGCTCGACGAGGTCCGCGGCACCGGCGGCAACCACGCCTTCTACCTCGCCATCCCGCCCGGCGCGTTCGGCACGGTCGCCCAACAGCTGCGCGAGCACGGGCTGGCCGAGTCGGCCCCCGACAGCGATGCCTGGCGGCGCGTGGTCATCGAGAAGCCGTTCGGCCACGACCTCGCGTCGGCGCGGGTGCTCAACGACCAGCTCGACGCGGTCTTCGCGCCGTCCTCGATCTTCCGGATCGACCACTACCTCGGCAAGGAGACGGTCCAGAACATCCTGGCGACCCGCTTCGCCAACACCATGTTCGAGCCGCTCTGGAACAACAACTACGTCGACCACATCCAGATCACGATGGCCGAGGACGTCGGCATCGGCGGCCGCGCCGGCTACTACGACGGCATCGGCGCCGCGCGTGACGTGATCCAGAACCACCTGCTCCAGCTGATGGCGCTGGTGGCGATGGAGGAGCCGACCACCTTCGAGGCCGAGGACCTGCGCCACGAGAAGCAGAAGCTGCTCGCCTCGATCAGCCTGCCGCCTCGACTCGACGTCGCGACCGCCCGCGGCCAGTACGCCGCCGGCTGGGCCGGCGGCGCCAAGGTCGCCGGCTTCCACGACGAGGACGGCATCTCGCCGACGTCCCACACCGAGACGTTCGCCGCGATCACCCTGCACGTCGACAACCGGCGCTGGGCTGGGGTGCCGTTCTACCTGCGCACCGGCAAGCGACTGGGCCGACGTGTCACCGAGGTGGCCGTGGTCTTCAAGCGCTCGCCCCACCAGCCGTTCAACGCGACCTCGGTCGAGGACCTCACCCAGAACGCGCTGGTGATCCGGGTCCAGCCCGACGAGGGCATGACCCTGCGCTTCGGGGCCAAGGTGCCCGGCACCCAGATGGAGATCCGCGACGTCAACATGGACTTCGCCTACGGCGGCACGTTCACCGAGTCGTCGCCCGAGGCCTACGAGCGGCTGATCCTCGACGTCCTGCTCGGCGACCCACCGCTCTTCCCGCGCCACGAGGAGGTCGAGCTGTCCTGGAAGATCCTCGACCCGATCCTCGAGCGCTGGGCGGCCAAGGGCGAACCCGAGTCCTACCCGCCCGGCACCTGGGGCCCGGCGTCGGCCGACGCCATGCTGGCCCGCGACGGACGCGTCTGGAGGCGACCCTGAGATGATCGAGCTGACCGATACCAACTCCTCGGCCATCGCGGCCGAGCTGGTCCGCGCGCGGATGCGGGCCGGGTCCCCCGCCATGGGCATGGTGATGACCCTCATCGTGGTCGTCGACGAGGCCTCCTCCGAGGAGGCGATGACCAACGCCCGCAAGGCCACCCACGAGCACCCGGCCCGCGTGCTGGGCGTCGTGCTCGGCAGCCCGCGCGGCAAGGCCGTCGTCAACGCCCAGGTCGGCACCGGCGCCGGCTGGGGCGGCGAGGCTGCGATCATCCGCCTCACGGGCGAGGTGGTCAAGCACGCCGACTCGGTGGTGCTGCCGCTGCTGCTGCCCGACTCGCCGGTCGCCATCTGGTGGCCTCACGAGCCGCCGGCCGACCCGGCCGGTGACCCGCTCGGTGCCCTCGCCAAGCGCCGGATCACCGACGCCGCCGAGGTGCACCGCGGCAAGACCAAGGCCCTCGAGACGCAGTGCGCGTCGTACGTCGCCGGCAACACCGACCTCGCCTGGACCCGGCTCACGCCGTGGCGGGCGCTGCTCGCCGCCAGCCTCGACCAGCACCCGCTCAAGGTCACCTCGGCCAGCGTCACGTCCGAGCGGGTCAGCCCCAGCGCCGACCTGTTGGCAGCCTGGCTGCGTCGTCGGCTCAAGGTCGAGGTCACCCGCCACGGCTCCGAGGGACCCGGCATCACCGAGGTCGTCATGGAGACCAAGCAGGGTCCGATCCGGATCGCCCGATCCGACGGACGGCTCGCGACCTTCACCTCCCCGGACCGGCCCGACCGGCCGATCGCCCTCAAGCGCCGCAAGCTGCCCGAGCTGCTCGCCGAGGAGCTGCGCCGTCTCGACGAGGACGACGTCTACGCCGCCACCATCACGTCGCTGACCCCGAAGAAGGCCGAGAAGTGAGCGCACTGGTCGAGGTCCACGACTCCTCCGACGCACTGGCGACGGCGGCGGCCGGTGAGCTGCTGTCCCGCCTCGCCGACCTGCAGTCCGCGGGTGGGGTGCCCACCGTCGGCCTGACCGGCGGCTCCATCGCCGAGGCCATCCACCGCGAGCTCGCCCGGCTGTCCCCGGGCTCCGACGTCGACTGGACCCGCGTCAGCGTCTGGTTCGGCGACGAGCGCTTCGTGGCCGAGGACTCCCCCGACCGCAACGTCGCCCAGGCGCGGGCCGCGTTCCTCGACGCCGTCGGCGCCACCCAGGTGCACTCGGCGCCGGCGTCCGACCAGGTCGCGACGGTCGACGAGTCGGCCGAGGCCTACGGCCGCGACGTGCGCGAGCACGCGGCTGGCGGCTTCGACGTCCTGATGCTCGGGATCGGCCCCGACGGCCACGTGGCTTCCCTGTTCCCGGGCCACCCGGCCCTCGAGGCCGTGGACGCCATCGCGGTCGGCGTACCCGACTCGCCCAAGCCGCCGCCCGCCCGGGTCTCCCTCACCTTCGAGGCTCTCGCCCGTGCCGACGCCGTCTGGTTCGTCGCCAGCGGCGAGGGCAAGGCCGAGGCCGTGGCGCGCG
Coding sequences within it:
- a CDS encoding glucose-6-phosphate dehydrogenase assembly protein OpcA, which gives rise to MIELTDTNSSAIAAELVRARMRAGSPAMGMVMTLIVVVDEASSEEAMTNARKATHEHPARVLGVVLGSPRGKAVVNAQVGTGAGWGGEAAIIRLTGEVVKHADSVVLPLLLPDSPVAIWWPHEPPADPAGDPLGALAKRRITDAAEVHRGKTKALETQCASYVAGNTDLAWTRLTPWRALLAASLDQHPLKVTSASVTSERVSPSADLLAAWLRRRLKVEVTRHGSEGPGITEVVMETKQGPIRIARSDGRLATFTSPDRPDRPIALKRRKLPELLAEELRRLDEDDVYAATITSLTPKKAEK
- the pgl gene encoding 6-phosphogluconolactonase; protein product: MSALVEVHDSSDALATAAAGELLSRLADLQSAGGVPTVGLTGGSIAEAIHRELARLSPGSDVDWTRVSVWFGDERFVAEDSPDRNVAQARAAFLDAVGATQVHSAPASDQVATVDESAEAYGRDVREHAAGGFDVLMLGIGPDGHVASLFPGHPALEAVDAIAVGVPDSPKPPPARVSLTFEALARADAVWFVASGEGKAEAVARALADDGSISETPARGVVGTTETLWWLDRASASRL
- the zwf gene encoding glucose-6-phosphate dehydrogenase; translated protein: MSRSTTRANPLRDPQDRRLPRIAGPCGMVLFGVTGDLSRKKVMPAIYDLANRGLLPPGFSLVGFARRDWADQDFAQIVHDSVKQYARTEFREEVWNQLAEGFRFVSGSFDDDDAFERLRRTIEELDEVRGTGGNHAFYLAIPPGAFGTVAQQLREHGLAESAPDSDAWRRVVIEKPFGHDLASARVLNDQLDAVFAPSSIFRIDHYLGKETVQNILATRFANTMFEPLWNNNYVDHIQITMAEDVGIGGRAGYYDGIGAARDVIQNHLLQLMALVAMEEPTTFEAEDLRHEKQKLLASISLPPRLDVATARGQYAAGWAGGAKVAGFHDEDGISPTSHTETFAAITLHVDNRRWAGVPFYLRTGKRLGRRVTEVAVVFKRSPHQPFNATSVEDLTQNALVIRVQPDEGMTLRFGAKVPGTQMEIRDVNMDFAYGGTFTESSPEAYERLILDVLLGDPPLFPRHEEVELSWKILDPILERWAAKGEPESYPPGTWGPASADAMLARDGRVWRRP